In the genome of Neovison vison isolate M4711 chromosome 3, ASM_NN_V1, whole genome shotgun sequence, one region contains:
- the LOC122902761 gene encoding uncharacterized protein C4orf19-like, with amino-acid sequence MGCRCCKMIQSYLFDPVQVPSPGYVNELNSCKVDEGDTVKLKGKQSSQVVVHKNELQIEGLKRTASRGRACSGQEPHWSLPGQPPQGDTAGGHYAGKAGCAINGISPALSPLKPTGDHGPHQGDRGLLPANSVAPTHPFPERGGLGQQDSALLASQETPAVQNGDSRAASRAEGPTVEVLDHDLQIPAPDYPPLWGSVVDKDDGEEKDCLSKSQTEEDPLAGTHPRAGEHGLNMPFPLKRSWDSLNEAVTTEGLSVCFKEEAVAQANSRTEREDSRGSPHEPGGDADDEDAAVAEAPAALEAATAGEDVDMDEAD; translated from the coding sequence ATGGGGTGCAGGTGCTGTAAAATGATACAAAGCTATCTCTTTGATCCGGTTCAAGTGCCCTCCCCTGGCTATGTCAATGAGTTGAACAGCTGCAAGGTGGATGAAGGTGACACTGTTAAACTGAAAGGCAAGCAGAGCAGCCAAGTCGTCGTGCACAAAAATGAGCTGCAGATCGAGGGCCTGAAGAGGACGGCCAGCAGAGGCCGAGCCTGCAGCGGGCAGGAGCCCCACTGGTCTCTTCCAGGACAGCCCCCTCAGGGGGATACGGCAGGGGGACACTATGCCGGCAAGGCCGGTTGTGCCATCAATGGCatcagccctgccctctccccgctGAAGCCCACTGGGGATCATGGGCCCCACCAGGGTGACAGGGGCTTACTGCCTGCAAACAGTGTCGCCCCAACTCACCCCTTCCCAGAAAGAGGGGGCCTGGGACAACAGGACAGTGCGCTGCTGGCCTCTCAAGAGACACCGGCCGTCCAAAATGGGGACTCCAGAGCTGCTTCCAGGGCGGAGGGTCCTACCGTGGAAGTACTAGACCATGACCTCCAGATCCCGGCCCCAGATTACCCTCCCCTTTGGGGCTCTGTTGTAGACAAAGATGATGGGGAAGAAAAGGACTGTCTTTCCAAGAGCCAGACTGAGGAGGACCCTCTGGCGGGAACCCACCCCAGGGCGGGGGAGCACGGTTTGAACATGCCCTTCCCCTTGAAAAGAAGTTGGGATTCCTTGAACGAGGCCGTGACGACAGAAGGCCTAAGCGTCTGCTTTAAAGAGGAGGCTGTTGCTCAGGCCAATTCGAGAACCGAGCGGGAGGATTCACGTGGCTCCCCCCACGAGCCGGGCGGGGACGCGGACGATGAGGATGCGGCCGTGGCCGAAGCCCCTGCGGCCTTAGAAGCAGCAACCGCCGGAGAAGACGTGGACATGGACGAGGCAGATTAG